The following DNA comes from Papaver somniferum cultivar HN1 chromosome 4, ASM357369v1, whole genome shotgun sequence.
AATCCTATACACATTTGTCAACCTTTTCCAACCaaataaagaaaacaaatctcTGCTTTTAGTAGACACTCAGTTACTATCATGATATCTACGGCCAAAAGGCTGAATCAGTTCCGTTGCATATGAAGAGACTGACCTATttttcaaggcaagaatccaagtAACAACAATGATTCATAAGTCCAATTGTAGGTTCAGATTTCCCCGAACGCATCTCAATAAGTTAACGAGCGGTCTTTTAAGGAAAACATCAAAGTAAATACCGGAAATACCTTAAACCAGATGAAACAGAAAAAATTAACCACATTTCAAAAGGAATGATAAAGCCAAGAACAACCAAAATAAAAACACAATTGCAAACTAATGACACATTATAACTAAGAAAATCCAAACCACAATTCAGATATTATTGCCGATATAACTAAGCCCATATATACATTCTCAAACGGGAAACAAAATGGCCTATCTAACCCCCACATTCTGACAAATGTATTCAAATTTGACTCAAAACCCGAGTCAGTTTCATATGCAGGTCAGCAAACAACAAATGCCCCAATAGGTTTGGCAAATCTAAATTCTGAATCCATAAACAAGTGTTGGAGACTAAATTGACTTTCTAGTGACTCTGAATACTAAATAGTACTATACTGCGAACCTCTTCTATGAATAAAATTAGCTTGCTAAAgtatatgtatcacacagaaattaATCCAAGTAAACAATGATATAAAGAGATGCGGAAACAGCCAAACAAGATTGCTAACCAAGGAAACACACTAATAATAATCTGCATTTAACATTATTCGAAGCTGGAGTAGTTAACATTACTACATTACATTTATTTATATAACTCCAATATGAAAATTACCAGATGATATTGTCCAGATCTCCTCCTTCCTATTGCTGCTTCATCTGCCAATCCCTGCCTCTAGTTCCTCTATTGCACTTTCTCACCAGATTCCAGTGATTTTGAGTTCTCTCTTGTGATGCTATCGATGGAAACTAAGGTGTTCCTATGAGGAATTACTTGATGAAAGCATCTACCAAAATTCGCAAGCAATTTGGAAGAAGCAGATTTTAGATCATAAAGATAGAGGCTGGTATTTGAGTGACATAAAAGTTTAGCACTACCGGTAACGGCAAGGGGAGTATCGTATCCATCCATATTAGTTAAGCTTAACTCCTTACTCCAGCTCATCAATGATTCATCTTTGTGCTTTTTCAATAACCACACATCCGAAATGTTGGTAATGGTATCGGAATTTGTAGCACACAAATGATCTCCAAATACCCCAAGTCTAATTCTCCTGCACCGAAATATAGGACACTCAGATAATTCGACAAACATTTCATCAGCTAAATCAAAGGCCACAATTTTTCCGTTTCCGAAATTCCAATAAATACACCCATTTGCAAACACACCATGTTGCCAACCACCGAGACCAGTCTCTATTTTCTTCCCGTCGTCTCTCCATCCCTTGCGACTCCCCAGTGTGTAAACCTCAATTCGTGCAAATTTGGGTTCTCTCATGAACTTGTACAgtctaacaaccttgtactcatcaGTTGAACGAACGTAACCAAATCCAATCACAAGGAAATCAACTCGATCATCATGAcaagatcttctctttaattctGGAAGCATAACAGTTTCTCTAGTAACGGGATTACATACATAAGCAACATTGGAAGCTGGATCaaattcatcataatcatcatgagtAAAATGAGCAGGTAAACCATTCAGACAAATCAAGCCATTACAAGAGCCAACGAGACTATAGC
Coding sequences within:
- the LOC113275287 gene encoding F-box/kelch-repeat protein At3g23880-like isoform X2, with the translated sequence MANFSILPSEIMLDIFTRLPAGLVLECKSVSKTLKNVVEHPCFSKLHFNHLNDLDSASNVAYVCNPVTRETVMLPELKRRSCHDDRVDFLVIGFGYVRSTDEYKVVRLYKFMREPKFARIEVYTLGSRKGWRDDGKKIETGLGGWQHGVFANGCIYWNFGNGKIVAFDLADEMFVELSECPIFRCRRIRLGVFGDHLCATNSDTITNISDVWLLKKHKDESLMSWSKELSLTNMDGYDTPLAVTGSAKLLCHSNTSLYLYDLKSASSKLLANFGRCFHQVIPHRNTLVSIDSITRENSKSLESGEKVQ
- the LOC113275287 gene encoding F-box/kelch-repeat protein At3g23880-like isoform X1, with protein sequence MANFSILPSEIMLDIFTRLPAGLVLECKSVSKTLKNVVEHPCFSKLHFNHLNDLDSGKVSFIFLLNDAESDSIQFYYAEYDENASDTPTYRVKKMTYKPPSECYSLVGSCNGLICLNGLPAHFTHDDYDEFDPASNVAYVCNPVTRETVMLPELKRRSCHDDRVDFLVIGFGYVRSTDEYKVVRLYKFMREPKFARIEVYTLGSRKGWRDDGKKIETGLGGWQHGVFANGCIYWNFGNGKIVAFDLADEMFVELSECPIFRCRRIRLGVFGDHLCATNSDTITNISDVWLLKKHKDESLMSWSKELSLTNMDGYDTPLAVTGSAKLLCHSNTSLYLYDLKSASSKLLANFGRCFHQVIPHRNTLVSIDSITRENSKSLESGEKVQ